AAGCGACATGAAGGAGGCAGGCACCACGACATAGTGctaggctactactgaccttcgGACCTCACCGCTTAAGGAGAATCATCTGTTTCCAGACCCTGGTTGGCTGCAGGTAATTGAAATTGCAGAAAGTAAGCCCCCAGATAAAGGCAGACTACTATATGAGGTTATATGACAGAGAACAAAGTAAATAGCCATAAgttcatactgatataaataaatgactggataaatatataaatggaggAGAAGGGGCAGGTTTTCATTTAAGAAGAGTTTCAATAATCAATACGGagagaatgaaacaaaataaagatctACTTTGCCATAGTAACCGTTGCTGTAGACAAGACCACTCCTGAATGCTAAAAATCAGTGGGATTTTAGCTAGAAATTTTGAGAAACAGGATATAAGAGGAGCCTCAAAGAATCTCCccaaatatgtattaattatagctttttaaaaaagattttatttatttgagagagggaaagagcaggagcacaagcagggggaggggcagtgggagagggacaagcagggagcctgatgcagggctccatcccaggaccctgagatagtgacctgagccgcaggcagatgcccaacctactgagccacccagatgtcccatagTGGTTTCAACATAAGTCCACAAATGTTTGGATACTTCTCCCATCAGGTAATAGAGCTTAATTCCCTATCCTTGGAATGGACCAGATTTAGTGATTTATCTTTAATGAACAGAGAGTGGAAAGGGGGAATAAAAGGTAATTTTACAGTGGAGAACATGGCATATACAACCTTAGTCAAGTGGTCAAGCTTAACATCACTAGAGATAAGTTGGGCTAATATCAGGTATCCCCAGTGAGAAGCCTTTTACCTTTCTGCttatccccccaaccccaaacgCTGGCTCCAGACCAATcattaaaaaactcaaaaaactgaaatcaagGAACATCCTACAAAGCATCTGAAGAGTAGTCTTCAAAAGTTTCAAAGTCATAGAAAATACGTATGATATAGATAGtataatatcagaaaaaaatggtCAAGGagatactcttatttttttatttttaattaaaatgtgcaAATATGTTGGTCCCTATATTCACAGAGGGCctatttttgtttcaatttaaTTGCCTTCTTTTGGCAAATATACTTTAAAGCAAAATTATCACATAATTTGTCTcttgttttctgaatatagataaTGGAAGATCAAAAACCTTCTTATGTCATTCCCTTGTAATAAAAATTTATCCATTTACAAATGGAAGCTCCAACAAAAGAGCATTCCCCAAAGTTGAGATAATACAAAATGCaattatagaatttaaaaattaaatcttggaCACTGTTTTAAATCTTAATGTTTAACAGATTTAGACTCCTGATTTTGTATGataaatttcatgtattttttgtaGCTTCTCTGAAAACATTTGATACTCCATTCATTGAATATATTGAATAAAGAGTTCCAAATTGTTTtgattaaaatacaaacaaaattcaaaggagttggcaaagaaaaaaaaagatcaataccATTGTATAACATACATGTGGATATACGAAATATTCCTTCAAATTAATAACTCACACATTGCTAAAATCTGATTGTTGATGGGAAGCAAAGAGAAACTGAATTTGGTAATACAATGTTTGTCTTGCATTCAACACAAGTTTTACCATGAAAATCTTGTTCAACTACTCTAACgatgtgtatttacatatatatacatacatatgtatttaaatgaagttaaattattaattaaatgaatcaatcttcatttaatttaaattaagagTATATCTCTCTATATTTCAACTTCCCCAACTCTGACTTCTAATTCAATTGATAAGAGTACtgtcacttatttaaaaaaattctaaactctATGTGCACTAGCCAGGTTTCAATAATGATCTTAATACCGCTCAGCCATTGGAGCGAAATGAAAAGCCATGCTTTCTAGAGTAATGCATACATACCCTCCACAGCTGTGCCTACGAATCATAATCTTCAGGCCCAATCAACTAGCTAATGAATGACTGAATCTGAAGTCAATGATAACGATTCTTGAGCAGATTTATGTGATTGTTTTTGTGTGGTTTATTTTATCTCAGCAGCTTCCTTAGTGAATGGTAGGTgtccaaaaataattttaggaaaaTCCCACAGTCATTACCTAGCTTTCCTGAAAAAGGCAAacttttgttcttagttttttacATTATATCTGATATTTTGTTTGAAGCATTTTGTCATGAAAATGGCAGGTTGCAACATAAAAAGATGTCAcctaacaacaaaataaatacctCTATATTTATATCATAGATGACCATATACTCCATGATAAAACAAGAGTAACTAGAGGATTCAGACTATTATCCACCTGTATCTTCAACAATGAGATAACCACCCTGGTACTTTCAGTGCATTCTATACGAAACCAGGAATGCCTCACATTTTTCACAGATTTCATCATCTGGTGGGGCTTTGGGCATCTTGGTGGTCAGAGCACAGTTACACCCAACAGTTTGGGGGGGGTAGTAGCCCCCAAATCTTCTCCTACAACTACAGGGCAGAAGTCTGAAGTTGTTCCTAGATGTTTCTCTCCAAATGTGCTTTCTCCTAGAGTGCCTTAGGTGTGTCCTTGAAAAGaaggtgttggggcacctgggtggctcagtgggttaagcctctgccttcggctcaggtcatgatcccagggtcctgggatcgagccctgcatcgggctctgtgctcagcagggagcctgcctccttccaaccccctttctgcctgcctctctgtctacttgtgttctctctctctctctgtcaaataaataaataaaatatttaaaaaaaaaaagaaggtgttgTTTCCATTGCATCTGGAAAAGGGTCAATGCAATCGTTTTTCAGCTTTAACCACACGTTAAAGAGAAAACAACTCACTGGACATTGTTATTTTGATACAACTCTtggaaataattaataataataataataatacttactaAGAAAAATTTGAGATCAATTCTAAGCCAGGCCGGAAAAGTCCCAGGCAGAAAGAGACAAATGAATACCGTAACTCAGGCCACTCTTGTACCAGTGGGCAATAAAATGGTGTCAGGCTCACCTGCAACATGATTATAAGGGATTTGGCTCGACCTACAGAGAGTGGGAACCAGGGCCTCATGGAAAAGGGCAGCAAAAGGCAACTGGACTCCAGACTCGACCCTAAGGGCTCTGTCATTTGGGCAACTCACTCCACGGCTCTAAGTCTCCATTTGTTCATTGGTAAACTATTAATTGTAGGACCGATGAGGCAGGGATAGCACTGCTCAAAACGACACACGTGCATTATCACATTCCTCTGAACCTTAAATGCAACTGAATCTGCTCCAAGCCTGTATCCATAAGACTGACAGGGAAGTTAATCTGAGCATTATAGGAACTCCCTCCAACTTCCAGGATTAGGAAATTGATGGATTATTATCCATGACATGTGAGAAGGACCCGTAAATTTCAGGGTTACATTTCCATTCTGAGCGCATTGATGGTTCTTGCCCGAGTCCTTAtataaattgaaaaagacacatctGTCGCTTTTGTGCCAGGAAAGAGGGAATAATTGGAGGAGCTAAACCATCAAATAAGCTAGAGGGAATGAAAAGCGTAAGTGGGAAGAGTGGCTTTGACAAAGATCAGGGACAGTTCATCCATTGTAGTAGAGGAGGAAGGAATCTGCGTGTCCACACAGGTGTGTCTGTGAATACCTTAGTAGGAACACCTTCCTGTTAATTCTTTTGTCTTgcattttctgtgtttctcttcAGATGTGTTCTTACAATTTCTGTGTTGATTTCCTTCATTCTTCGTTCATCTGTATCATCCCCTCTTTCTAACCTAGGCATGATATTGCATATacattcttttattatattttttataaagtttgtGTCCCtgttattaattttaaaggaCTACTTCATCCCTGGGTATTTTTTCCTAAGTGTAACAACATTGTATTTTATCTACTTAATTGTTTTCTTGAGGGTCATTGAACCCtgatggaggaaaaagaaaaaaaagttctggattTAGTGAAAGTCATATACACTCACAACATCTGCAACCAACGTATGCCGTACGGAAGAAGTCGAGTTAATGATTGAAGAAGCGTTGTGAAGCAAAAAGCTCTGACATTCTTCtttaatataaagataaaagTCACTTGAAATCAATTATTATTTGCATGCAAAATGGGGCTGCTAGGTTCTtgaaaacagtttattttcttttaatcctgTGTATTCTATTAATACACTGGGCAAACTCTTTTTTCTAGATAGTGCTAAAGTAAACTTTCACCCagcctgtgtctgttttttttatgATTCTCTGAGTTAATAACGTTTACTGTGTCCCAGACAGATATATGCcttggtgcagggtttttatcaAACCCCATTCTGCCTCATGATTGGGTTCCGAGTGATCGGTGGAGAGTTCTTAGTTAGATGCCAAATTCTTTATGGATATCATCAGTGTTTGTTAATAACATTCATGTCTCAATCAAGTTCCAGAAGATTTAATAGTTTGGGGATAACAATTTCTGCCATGCTGCTACACATTTGGAGAGTCCAGCAGGGAGATGtaacaaaataaacttctgttgttttaagtcgccacgcttgtggtaatttgttacggcAGTCATGAGAAAGTAATATGCTTTTTCTCTATCTCCAGAGATTGATTGAGCTAGACTTAATatatcagagggagaaaaagtagCTGGAATTTTCACTGCACACCCTGATATTATTCTTTTGGCTTGGTAGAGAAAAGAACATGATGTGGAGAGGTAACCTGAGAGTAAGGCTCATGGGTCTGGGTCTCAACCCATTGCCTTTGCGACTTTGGGCACTTAAATTCTGACCCTTAGTTTTTGCCTGGAAATGAGAGGGCTCCACTTGATTAAAAGATTGTCAAATATTGTTCCCAGGTTACatactgacttcatttttttagttttaatttcaatGCTAACCCATAcatactgaattatttttaaattgtaataattttaaaacctgAAATGTGTTATATATGAGATAGCAACCCTTGAAGACCAATTGAGTGTTAAATTCTGCTACCGGCCTAATTTATTTTGGTGTTGACCACAGAATACTGCTTCCCAACCCCTACCCCTATTTAATTCAGTGAATTTCAGCTGTGGTCAGAAGAGGACAACAGAGAATAGCTCAGGGTTGCTTTGCCAAAAAGCCCGAGAAATCCAGGCCCTCCTTCAGATATTCTGATTTAGTAGATTTTAGTGCTCCGTAGAGGATTGAAATACCACAATCTAAAGAACCAATATAAACTGTCATTCTTTTTACcaccctttcccttcccccagaccCTTCAACTGGTGCTAATATTCTGACCCAAAGTTGTATTGTTGAATACAGTGTTTCCATCAGTGAGGGTTGAAGaccttgtgttttctctctgattAGGTCTTTAATATCTGTTAAAATATAAGCACGTACCTAGACTTGTCCTTCATTCACTCAGTGTGTGTCCCACTAGCCTCCATGAGGACCATCGCTACAGCCTTTTCTAGCAAATCACCCTCTCTCTAGCTTCCAGGTCTCACATTTCACTGTCCCTGTTCCCGAACACAATTTTCATTTCATGACTCTAGGTAGGAGGCAACCTGTGAACCCGTAAGGTTCAGCCTGGCATTCAAGGACTTGTGAGACCAGATCTTTATTTATACCCTCGTTTTCTTCTACTTTTGTATCTGAGCCTCTTTCTTTTGGAGAGTTGTTATTCTCTCTTCACCATGCTACTTTCATGCTACCATTGACAACTGATCTCTACATGCAGAAAcctattttcttcctctgtactCTTCAGGGTCTAGCCGTGGTCTGAACACCACTATTTCAGCCTCTGCTGTCAATTTTCTTCTATGAGGGCTATTGGAACTCATTTTCAACTATACAAACAATttcttgtttatatatatatatgtatttatatattatatataaattatatatatttcttgtttatatacatatttacatatataaatatattctctcagatataacacataaatatttcataaatattttagcgTAAAATCTAGGATCTTTTGCAAATTGCAGGCATGAAATCTGTATGTTTTTACTCCTCAGAATCACTTGATCATGTAACTTCACTGCTCCTTAAAGTGCAAGCCTCCCTCTCCAGTAAACTTCATTTAAAAGTTGGGTGCATTTGATCAACAACTGTTAAAATTCTTGTGCCTAGGTTTTACAAATCTTTTAGATGCatgaaattgttctttttttgtgctaCAGTGGTGGGGGCAGTGGGTAAAGAACAGAAAGATAGTGCTTGTTATATACAGCTGTAATGGAAAATTGTCTAGTTCCATAGGTTGGAGTCTcctttcatttaatataataagTTATGTTAATCAGGTGCATGTAATGGACAATCTAATCCTTTTATTAATTTGCCATCATgttactatgtgtgtgtgtgtgtatgcctatGTATATATGCAagttactatatatatacacacacatgtgtatatggtATATTCAGCTATTCAGTGCTATTTTGAATCTATTCTCATCACAAAGAATAGGTATATAGACTTTCCTttgtatttcaaagaaaaaataaagtatgccAAACTTCTCCAACAATCTGGAATTTTATTCCATCCATATACATGCATAGTAACAACATTTGTTGAGAAATTATTTCTATCAGAAGTAGAACATTATCTTTGTGATCACCAGGTGCAGTATTGCTACTCATATTTAAATAGATCTTATATATGAATTAAATTCATACTTGCAGCATTGAGTTTAGGGTTTCGATTTAGACTGTGCCTTTCAAAAGATAAAACTGATTAATACTACCTTATTACTTACAATACTGCTTCCAGtaattttgttcattctttatAAAGTATTGCATTTAACAGCAAAGGTTTAAAAATTGAGACAGAGCTGCATCAGCGAAAGAAAATACAGGTactatacaagaaaaaaattgccaTCTTCATTTAACATACATGTTTAAGATTAAGAAAATGGACAGAAACATACAGCTACATACAAATGCAAAGCCTAGTGACTAAAAGACTGTATCTGCTAAAATATAAAGTGCAAACAGAGCCTGATTATCCAAGAATTGAAATCTTAAGGCGAACTTATAGCATGTGTATTTAGAACATCTTTGCAAGTTATATTTtagcatatacatatatctgCAACAGCATAGAAGAAGAAATCAAGGTACACAAGTGCTTTTGAAGCTATTTCTAAAATGCTTTTCTGTATTGTTCGtgactattttctttaaaatctactATACAGTGCAAACCATATGTGCTACACAATAACTATACAATAACATTACAAATGACTTtaatataaagtttttaaataaaaaataacataaccACAGCTATGAATACTGctggtaaaataaattaatttctttttgaaaatggcACCAATAATACACTTTACTAATGGACTGTAATGGAATTACACCTTAAGTCTTCAACTCAGCCTTAAAGAACAATCTCCTGATTGCGCAGATGTAATTCaaacagcttttgtttttgttttttgtttctttgtgtgtgttttgtgtgtatgtgtgtgttcgttttttgttgtttttgttgttgttgttgttgttgttattgttttctggACTGGGTAGAACGACATACTAAACACTGGTACCAAAGGTGAACTGGTGTTCATTTATGAAGTCATCTCATTTGACATGTTCCGCCGCATGTGATGAGCAATAAAACTTCTTGTGAGTTATAAAGTTTGAGAGGTTGTTGAACTGAATATCACACAGCCGGCAGTATTTCCCACTCGTGGGAGCCTGGGTGGAGCCATTCACACCTTTCGCTATACTAGACAACTGGTCCTCTGCAGCAGGAATTCCCGGTGAGACATTCTCGTTCGTGGCTAGTGGGTTCTCAGAGATCCAGGATGGAGATTTGTGGCCATCTTCATGTTGAGGATTCTGGGAAATGTTCTCTTGCTGCGGGTTGGCGGCGGGTCTGTCTTCTTGCTTCAGTCCACCGTTGACTATGACCATGCCTCTGTTTTTGGGCAGCAGCGGCAGGGAATCTTTCTTCGGCACAGCACAGCCGTTGGAGGAAGCCTGGCCTTTCGGAGATTCATTTTCCGCGTTTGTGCTTTGCTCTAGGTCGGTGTTATGGATGACGAGAGACCCAGAAATGTAATCACTTGGCTTTATTCCGTAATATGGAGAAAGCTGGTCAGCTCCCTTTGCCTTCTTTATTGCTCCGGGGTAAAGGCATTGGGgaagaaacaaatgtttgttttcttcttttgtggcaATGAGCTGAGCAGCTTCACTGAAGACTTTCAGGCCTTGCAGGGTGGCTAAGTGGGAGGAAAATAAGTTTCCGTTCGGGGAAGGCTGCTTCAGATTCCCgtttttctcacattttatgATGCTTCGTTCGTAGCTGACGTCGGGGCTGTTCCGTTCACTTTCTGGATTCGGAAATACTTTGCTGTCGAGTTGACCCAAGTCGTTACGCTGATGTGCTGTGACCGGGCAGAAATTCTGCTTGTGGGCCAGATAGTTCTCGACTTTATTGAAGCTGATCTTGCACACGGTGCACTCGTGGTAGTCTAGCAGCCTTTTGGGAGATGTGGTCGTCCGCTCAGACTGGGATAAGCACTTTTTGCTGAGATCTATGGGCACGTCCATCTCGAGGCAGGAAACGCTGGAATGAGTAGTGTCACATTTGGAAACCGGGACACATTTGTTGATGGTCAGGGACGTTTCCAAGTGCTTGGAGACAATTCCTGGGAAGATATCGCATCTTGGGTGGTAGCACTCTCCTAGCCCTTCGGTGGGTTCTTGAGTGGAGGTACAAGGATTGCTGAGGTTGGCGACGTCAAGAAATCGCTGTTGGACCAGGGGAGGCCTCTGCTCCTGTTCGGGTAGGCACATCTCATACATCTTCCTTCGCTTGCGGGTGCGCATGGTTCTCTGCATGGCAGGCACTTTGTTGGAAGCGGACCTCTTGAGTGGAGGGTCGTGGCGTGTAGCACAATAATACTGTTTGTGGACCATGTATGTTTCATGCCGGCTGAAGGTGATGTTGCAAGCTTCACAGGTAGTCTTATTTGGGTCACTTTCCCCATCCACCAGGGGGACACTGGGATTTTTCACATCAACAGGTTTTCCGTTAATTTTATCGTCGTTGCTATTAGAGGTGGAGAGCTTCTTCACTTGGGTGGAAAAGTCCTTGTCGTGGCCCTTCCCATTTGGCCCAATTAAATCTAAAACGGTGGAAGAATTGATGCAGGACGTTTGAAGAAGGGGATTCTCAGGATCAGCAGAATGAGCCGCTGGGTTGAGGAGATTTATGGAGGTTTGACCAGTGTTGGGGCTCACGGCCTCAGGCATCTTTTCTGAAACACCAGGGAACTCTGGGGACTTGGCCATCTGCTGCCATCGGCTGCTGCAGTAATGTTTTTTGTGCACGAGATAATTATCCAAATTATTGAATGTTATGTTACACTCAAAACAAGTAGCCCCCTTGGGCATCAAGGGGCTGTAAATGACGGGAGGGTAGCTACTACTTCCATGCCTCAGTCGCCGATGGACCAGTTCGGACATCTTGGCTAAGATCTCTGAAGCTTGAGGGACCATAGTGATGTCCTGGGGGAAAGCAAACTGAGAGAGGAAAGGGCCCACGGGGAAAGAAGGCCCAACATTAGGCTGAACCGGAGATGAGGCAAGTCTTGGACTCGAGGGCTcagactttatttttgtgtaagaaaAGCTCTGTTTGTTTGCTGTGGGCTGTATCTCTGGTCTCTGGTTCGTGAGAAAGAGCTGCGTCTTTTTCTCACACTTGTCCAGCTCTGTGTCAGAGCTCGCATCTTTAGTCTGCATGGccttctggctctgggggagttcGCTCCTGGTCAGCAGGTCTGGCGCCGGCTGTAGGCTGTCTTCCGTCCCGCTTGGAGAGTGTTCTATGTCACTTTCTCTGGGAAGTTTGCCTCCAGGGACATGGAGCTCCTGGTGCTGCAGTAACTCCCTCTGAGTCTGGAAGCCGAAGTGGCAGTGACTGCATCGGAACGCAGCTTGAGTGAGATGGGAGAAGAGGTGTTGGTGGAAGCCGATCACAGAATCGGCAGTGTAGCTACAGACGGTGCATTTTAGACTAGCACCAGGGGGCAGGAATTCTTCCATCTTCACTCCTGGAGAGACACACAAAATAAGAATACTGAGAATCACATGCATCGGCTTTCTAATCATAAAAACCTTTACACCGCACGAATGAGCTGAAATCTTTCAGCACCGCACTTGTGATATTAGCTTTTCTCTTGTGACATCCTTTGTCGGGTGTCATCTCAGTGGTAACACCTCATAGCTTCCAGAGAACGTTTGAATGTGTCATCGGATCACAGCGGGACAGTCTTCACTGTCTCCATCTTCCAGGTCAGGAAACAAATTCAAGAGATCAAGGGAATGGATTATGGTACTAAAGCGATTCGATGACAGAGCCATGTTCAAACCTCAGATTTTATCATTTCTAATCGGAGAACCTGCTCATTACAAAACCATGCTCTGCATTAGGAAGAAGCAGGAATACATTAGAGTTGATATTGATAAACTGTGCGCAAGTCAAGTAACTCTTAGAGC
Above is a genomic segment from Mustela lutreola isolate mMusLut2 chromosome 3, mMusLut2.pri, whole genome shotgun sequence containing:
- the ZFPM2 gene encoding zinc finger protein ZFPM2 isoform X2 yields the protein MSRRKQSKPRQIKRDDEGVQETAESDADTQSEKPGQPGVETDDWDGPGELEVFQKDGERKIQSRQQLPVGTTWGPFAGKMDLNNNSLKTKAQVPMVLTAGPKWLLDVTWQGVEDSKNNCIVYSKGGQLWCTTTKAISEGEELIAFVVDFDSRLQAASQMTLAEGMYPARLLDSIQLLPQQAAMASILPTAIVNKDIFPCKSCGIWYRSERNLQAHLMYYCSGRQREAAPVSEENEDSAPQISSLCPFPQCTKSFSNARALEMHLNSHSGVKMEEFLPPGASLKCTVCSYTADSVIGFHQHLFSHLTQAAFRCSHCHFGFQTQRELLQHQELHVPGGKLPRESDIEHSPSGTEDSLQPAPDLLTRSELPQSQKAMQTKDASSDTELDKCEKKTQLFLTNQRPEIQPTANKQSFSYTKIKSEPSSPRLASSPVQPNVGPSFPVGPFLSQFAFPQDITMVPQASEILAKMSELVHRRLRHGSSSYPPVIYSPLMPKGATCFECNITFNNLDNYLVHKKHYCSSRWQQMAKSPEFPGVSEKMPEAVSPNTGQTSINLLNPAAHSADPENPLLQTSCINSSTVLDLIGPNGKGHDKDFSTQVKKLSTSNSNDDKINGKPVDVKNPSVPLVDGESDPNKTTCEACNITFSRHETYMVHKQYYCATRHDPPLKRSASNKVPAMQRTMRTRKRRKMYEMCLPEQEQRPPLVQQRFLDVANLSNPCTSTQEPTEGLGECYHPRCDIFPGIVSKHLETSLTINKCVPVSKCDTTHSSVSCLEMDVPIDLSKKCLSQSERTTTSPKRLLDYHECTVCKISFNKVENYLAHKQNFCPVTAHQRNDLGQLDSKVFPNPESERNSPDVSYERSIIKCEKNGNLKQPSPNGNLFSSHLATLQGLKVFSEAAQLIATKEENKHLFLPQCLYPGAIKKAKGADQLSPYYGIKPSDYISGSLVIHNTDLEQSTNAENESPKGQASSNGCAVPKKDSLPLLPKNRGMVIVNGGLKQEDRPAANPQQENISQNPQHEDGHKSPSWISENPLATNENVSPGIPAAEDQLSSIAKGVNGSTQAPTSGKYCRLCDIQFNNLSNFITHKKFYCSSHAAEHVK
- the ZFPM2 gene encoding zinc finger protein ZFPM2 isoform X1; translation: MSRRKQSKPRQIKRPLEDAIEEEEEECPSEETDIISKGDFPLEESFSTEFGPENLSCEEVEYFCNKGDDEGVQETAESDADTQSEKPGQPGVETDDWDGPGELEVFQKDGERKIQSRQQLPVGTTWGPFAGKMDLNNNSLKTKAQVPMVLTAGPKWLLDVTWQGVEDSKNNCIVYSKGGQLWCTTTKAISEGEELIAFVVDFDSRLQAASQMTLAEGMYPARLLDSIQLLPQQAAMASILPTAIVNKDIFPCKSCGIWYRSERNLQAHLMYYCSGRQREAAPVSEENEDSAPQISSLCPFPQCTKSFSNARALEMHLNSHSGVKMEEFLPPGASLKCTVCSYTADSVIGFHQHLFSHLTQAAFRCSHCHFGFQTQRELLQHQELHVPGGKLPRESDIEHSPSGTEDSLQPAPDLLTRSELPQSQKAMQTKDASSDTELDKCEKKTQLFLTNQRPEIQPTANKQSFSYTKIKSEPSSPRLASSPVQPNVGPSFPVGPFLSQFAFPQDITMVPQASEILAKMSELVHRRLRHGSSSYPPVIYSPLMPKGATCFECNITFNNLDNYLVHKKHYCSSRWQQMAKSPEFPGVSEKMPEAVSPNTGQTSINLLNPAAHSADPENPLLQTSCINSSTVLDLIGPNGKGHDKDFSTQVKKLSTSNSNDDKINGKPVDVKNPSVPLVDGESDPNKTTCEACNITFSRHETYMVHKQYYCATRHDPPLKRSASNKVPAMQRTMRTRKRRKMYEMCLPEQEQRPPLVQQRFLDVANLSNPCTSTQEPTEGLGECYHPRCDIFPGIVSKHLETSLTINKCVPVSKCDTTHSSVSCLEMDVPIDLSKKCLSQSERTTTSPKRLLDYHECTVCKISFNKVENYLAHKQNFCPVTAHQRNDLGQLDSKVFPNPESERNSPDVSYERSIIKCEKNGNLKQPSPNGNLFSSHLATLQGLKVFSEAAQLIATKEENKHLFLPQCLYPGAIKKAKGADQLSPYYGIKPSDYISGSLVIHNTDLEQSTNAENESPKGQASSNGCAVPKKDSLPLLPKNRGMVIVNGGLKQEDRPAANPQQENISQNPQHEDGHKSPSWISENPLATNENVSPGIPAAEDQLSSIAKGVNGSTQAPTSGKYCRLCDIQFNNLSNFITHKKFYCSSHAAEHVK